One genomic region from Hemiscyllium ocellatum isolate sHemOce1 chromosome 13, sHemOce1.pat.X.cur, whole genome shotgun sequence encodes:
- the LOC132821719 gene encoding GPI mannosyltransferase 4-like yields the protein MALSIVWLALALFRILWCLAPQTGYIHPDEFFQSPEVMAGDILNLKIFRSWEFNTSYPSRSILFPMATTGFSFIVLKTLHNFGLFGSILNSYSLLIFPRLYLTCLSFILDYSIYHLACLWGADPWHSLILLSGSHVMLVFYTRPFSNVIEGVLFALLLLFVAMDVQQTSVAIHPKEEERTNNKYLIGVVLVSGFFNRPTFISYALMPMLLWLSHDQKEKFQFNLRTILKTSFSIFSPVIVTSFVFIIIDTLYFNLLVSEIDWFMEDRNSIHKHIINLSKRLVLTPLNFILYNLDPDNLSVHGRHPWFTHLTVNGFTMFGALHLSAFVSVIRITTQKSVGIGRRHDPKKQQFEKRLRMQFPVPPPITKYLILVYFVPLIILSLFSHQEARFLSPLIIPVVIHSVLNYEILRGKAVIVVFNILCSVFFGCLHQGGLIPCLSYLENVLHSKDPIANQSEHDLIFYHTYMPPRYLLNIKSDQEYIRIIDLGGSDVSILNNTVNGLHDNFSMHLTNIYIIAPGTVQDDIKSCGFHWKTVVSFFPHLTMEDPPDISSFLYEDGLNQLSLYIFKVHTKSKI from the coding sequence GTGACATTTTGAATTTGAAGATCTTTCGTTCTTGGGAATTCAATACCAGCTATCCGAGCAGATCAATCCTTTTCCCAATGGCCACAACTGGATTTTCCTTCATTGTCCTGAAAACTTTACACAATTTTGGATTATTTGGCAGTATCCTAAACAGCTACAGTTTGTTGATTTTTCCCAGATTATACCTGACATGCCTATCCTTTATATTGGATTACTCTATATACCATTTAGCCTGTCTCTGGGGAGCAGACCCTTGGCATTCTTTAATACTGCTGAGTGGGTCACATGTGATGTTGGTTTTTTACACAAGACCATTTTCAAATGTTATAGAAGGAGTTCTATTTGCATTACTGCTGCTGTTTGTGGCTATGGACGTACAGCAAACAAGTGTGGCAATACATCCTAAGGAGGAGGAAAGAACGAACAATAAATATCTTATTGGGGTTGTTTTGGTCTCTGGATTTTTTAATAGGCCCACATTCATTAGTTACGCTTTAATGCCAATGCTCTTGTGGCTTTCTCATGATCAGAAAGAAAAGTTTCAATTCAACTTAAGAACAATACTGAAAACATCATTTAGCATTTTTTCACCTGTAATTGTAACcagttttgttttcattattATTGATACACTATATTTTAATTTATTGGTTTCTGAAATTGATTGGTTTATGGAAGATAGAAATTCTATACACAAACATATCATTAATCTAAGTAAACGCCTAGTTTTAACTCCACTTAATTTCATTTTGTATAACTTGGATCCAGACAATCTTTCTGTACATGGGAGGCATCCCTGGTTTACACATCTGACTGTTAATGGTTTTACAATGTTTGGTGCTCTTCACTTGTCAGCTTTTGTATCTGTTATCAGAATTACAACTCAGAAGTCTGTTGGCATAGGTAGGCGTCATGACCCAAAGAAACAGCAGTTTGAAAAGAGATTACGAATGCAGTTTCCTGTTCCCCCTCCAATTACTAAGTATTTAATTTTGGTCTATTTTgttcctctaatcatcttgtccTTGTTCAGTCATCAGGAGGCACGGTTTCTTAGTCCACTTATTATACCAGTTGTTATACATAGTGTTTTAAATTATGAGATATTGAGGGGGAAAGCTGTAATTGTTGTGTTTAACATTTTATGTTCTGTATTTTTTGGCTGTCTGCACCAGGGTGGCTTAATTCCTTGTTTGTCCTATTTAGAAAATGTTTTGCATTCAAAAGATCCCATAGCTAACCAGTCTGAGCATGATTTGATATTTTATCACACCTACATGCCTCCTAGATATCTCTTGAACATCAAATCAGACCAAGAGTATATCAGAATCATTGACTTGGGAGGGTCTGATGTGTCTATACTCAATAACACAGTGAACGGATTGCACGACAATTTCTCAATGCACTTGACAAATATTTACATTATTGCACCTGGCACTGTTCAAGATGATATCAAAAGCTGTGGCTTTCATTGGAAAACTGTTGTATCATTCTTCCCTCATTTAACTATGGAAGATCCACCTGATATTTCTTCTTTTCTTTATGAAGATGGATTGAACCAGCTGAGTCTTTACATTTTCAAAGTGCACACAAAATCAAAGATTTAG